The DNA region GGGTTTATAATCTTCGCCAAATAAAAACCATGCGTAGGTATTTTTGGCAACCAATGTAAAAATACGGCTTTACAAGAAAATATATAATCTATTGATTTTCAGCGGAGGGTTAATCAATTTTTTAGCACATACTGGTATACTTGCATCAAATCCTGGGCTAATTTATCACCCGCAAAATTTTTGCGATGTTGTTGTCCTTTGGCAATCATTTCTTGCTGTAAATCAGTATCATTGAGTACTTGCTTGAGCACATCAATGACTGAATCGACATTGTGTGGATCTATATATTGAGCAGCGTTTCCGCCCGACTCGGGAAAACAACTGCCCTGACTTGTGATCACGGGGGTATCAGAATGTAAAGCCTCAAGAATAGGAATACCAAAACCCTCGAAAATAGAAGGATAAACAAATAATTGAGCCATTTGATATAAACCTGGCAAGTGCTTTAGAGGTACCTGATGCAAAAAAATAATAGGGGCTTTGGGTGGTTTTTGAGCAATTAGGTTTTTGAGCGTATCGAGATAGGGGGTAGGGCTCCCCACTACTACCAGCGGCATATCAATCGCTTCTTTTTGCATGGCTTCTATCACAATGCCTATGTTTTTGCGGGCTTCTATAGTACCCACCGACAACATATAGTTTTGGGGCAAATGGTATACAGTGCTTAATTGACTTTTTTCTTCTTTGCTTACCAACTTGCTAAAAGATGAGTGGCAGTTTTGATAAACCACACTTATTTTATCGGGGGAAATATTCATAAAGTCGACCAAATCGGCTTTAGTTTGCTTACTTACTGCAATCACCCGGTCGGCAGCTTGGGCAGCGTGGCGAAACTTACGGGTATCTATCATCCGGTCAGCCTTTTTGTACAATGTTGGGTAACGCAAAAATATAAGGTCATGAATAGTAACTACCGATTTGCCTTTAAACTTGCCAATGTTTTTGGGCAGTTGGTTGCTCAACCCGTGAAACAAGTCTATGTCGTCGCGTTGTAGGTCTTTTGCCATCCAAAGGCTACGCCAAAGCGATTTTAGCTTGCGGTTTGTCCAGCTTTGGGGTGTCTTGATGATGGGTTGTTTTGGTAAGTTAAACGCAATGGTGTCTTGGTCAGAGGGGGTATAAAGGCAATATTGGTGCTCAGGGTAGTGTTGAGCAAGCAATTGCAGCATATTGCGACTGTAGTTTCCTAGGCCACTGCGATTAAAAAAAGCTCTTTTTGCATCAAATCCTATCTTCATACCTATTTTTGTGCTTTGGTTGATAGCCCATAGTATTTATAAGTGCGACAGTCGCCTCGGTTTGTGTCCCCACAACCGAAAAATGTCTGGCAGTATGGCGTTTTTTACTAAAAACATCTAATAATCAGTGTTTTATAGATTTTTTAGTTGCTAGGATAACAGGAACTAACTTGAAGCACCGATATTCATCGGTATCTAAGGACTTGCCCCCTGTTGGTTGTTAGTGGAGCAGGGTATACCTAGAACCTAGTGCCTAGTACCTAAAACCCTATCAACCCTTTTAACTAACAAATTCATAAACCACTGAAAATAAGTATACTATGATTTTGTTAGTTGTCTCTGGAACAGGAGGCAACTTGAAGCTTGTTGCTTAAATCTTGCTCCTGTCGGTGCTATGGACTATTTAAATAAATTTAAAGTTGGAGATATTCTGTGAAAGTGCAAAAAATATTATTGATACAAACGGCTTTTATTGGTGATGTTATTCTGGGAACAGCAGTAATTGAAAAAATACATGCGTTTTACCCTGAAGCAAAAATTGATTTTTTGTTGCGCAAAGGCAACGAAAGTTTGCTCGAAGGGCACCCTCTGCTCAACGAAGTATTGGTGTGGAATAAGCAAGAAAACAAGAAAAAAAACATGTTTAGAATGATTAGCCGCATTCGACAAAACCGCTACGATGTGGTAGTAAACATGCAACGCTTTTTTGCTACTGGGCTCATGACAGCATTTTCGCGGGCTCCCCAGCGCATTGGCTTCAAAAAAAACCCGTTGGCGTGGTTGTTTTCCAAAAAGGTAGCCTATCAGTACGGTGACAGCATTCACGAAGTAGACCGAGTACTGGGACTGGTGGCGCACCTTACCAACGGGCAACGAGTACGCCCCAAACTATACCCCACCCAAGCCCAGTTTGCTAAGGTGGCTACCTATAGACAAAACACTCCTTATATATGTATGGCGCCTACTTCAGTGTGGTTTACCAAACAGTTTTTGCAAGAGCGTTGGATAGAGCTATTGCGCGCTATAGCACAAAAGTATGACACTCCGCCGCAGGTATATTTGTTAGGAGCACCTGGCGACAAGGCCGCATGCGAGCAAATAATGGCAGATGCCCAATACCCCAGCATCAAAAACTTGGCAGGAGAACTGACTTTGCTTGAGTCGGCTGCATTGATGCAAAACGCTCAGATGAACTACGTAAACGACTCGGCACCTATGCACCTTGCCTCGTCTATGAATGCCTCTAGTTGCACTATTTATTGCTCTACTGCCCCCAGTTTTGGCTATGGTCCTTTGTCTGATAATGCTACCATAGTACAAGTACCCGATTTGCCGTGCCGTCCTTGTGGTTTGCATGGGCATGCCGCCTGCCCCAAAGGACATTTTGATTGTGCCCAAAAAATAGAAATGGGAGAGTTGTTGGGGGCGCTTGAGTAGTACTTTAAGCAACTAAATCGGTAGGCGAAATATTCATTTGTTGCAGCAACTCACGTAGTTCTTGTAAAAATTGAGTTCTTTTATATTGGTATTGGTTTAGCGTAAAATCATCTTCATCGTTTGTATGCATTTCAATCATATAATCGATTTGTTGGATTTGCTCTAAAACTCCTATGAGTTCGTGGTTTACTTCTGAAGATAACTCTTGTTGGTTCATATTATTAATTGTTTATGATTTCTATAAATGCTTTTGAGAATTTTTTACCAGCGCTGTTTTTTCTAGTATGACTAAAAAAGTTTTCCCAATGTAATAGGTCTAATACTGTTGTGTTAT from Microscilla marina ATCC 23134 includes:
- a CDS encoding glycosyltransferase family 4 protein; this translates as MKIGFDAKRAFFNRSGLGNYSRNMLQLLAQHYPEHQYCLYTPSDQDTIAFNLPKQPIIKTPQSWTNRKLKSLWRSLWMAKDLQRDDIDLFHGLSNQLPKNIGKFKGKSVVTIHDLIFLRYPTLYKKADRMIDTRKFRHAAQAADRVIAVSKQTKADLVDFMNISPDKISVVYQNCHSSFSKLVSKEEKSQLSTVYHLPQNYMLSVGTIEARKNIGIVIEAMQKEAIDMPLVVVGSPTPYLDTLKNLIAQKPPKAPIIFLHQVPLKHLPGLYQMAQLFVYPSIFEGFGIPILEALHSDTPVITSQGSCFPESGGNAAQYIDPHNVDSVIDVLKQVLNDTDLQQEMIAKGQQHRKNFAGDKLAQDLMQVYQYVLKN
- a CDS encoding glycosyltransferase family 9 protein, with protein sequence MKVQKILLIQTAFIGDVILGTAVIEKIHAFYPEAKIDFLLRKGNESLLEGHPLLNEVLVWNKQENKKKNMFRMISRIRQNRYDVVVNMQRFFATGLMTAFSRAPQRIGFKKNPLAWLFSKKVAYQYGDSIHEVDRVLGLVAHLTNGQRVRPKLYPTQAQFAKVATYRQNTPYICMAPTSVWFTKQFLQERWIELLRAIAQKYDTPPQVYLLGAPGDKAACEQIMADAQYPSIKNLAGELTLLESAALMQNAQMNYVNDSAPMHLASSMNASSCTIYCSTAPSFGYGPLSDNATIVQVPDLPCRPCGLHGHAACPKGHFDCAQKIEMGELLGALE